Below is a window of Mycolicibacterium chitae DNA.
GCCCGAAGACCACGAAGTCCGAAGTGGTATCTTGGTCACATCATGATCAGCCCGTTGCCGTAAAGGCGCGGGCTGATTTTCTTTCCGGAAAGGCACATGGCGGAGTACACGAAGCCCTGGCTGTCCGTCGGCGAGCAGATCGAACGGCTGGTCGACCATGGAGTAGAGGTAGGCGACCGCGGTCGCGCGTCCACCTTCTTGCATGCGATCGGGTACTACCGCCTCACGGGCTACCTCTATCCCTTTCGAGAGTCCGAACAGTACGTCGACGACGATGGCCGCTCACGAACGCGCGTTCTCAGCCGCTATCGGCCTGGTACGACACTCCGGCACGCCGAGGAGATCATAAGTTTCGATCGGCGGCTGCGGATGCTTGTCATGGAAGGCGTCGAGCGGATCGAGGTCGCCGTACGGATGCGAATTGGGCATGTTCTCGGGCGCTCCTCGCCCTTTGCCCACGAGGACCCTGGCTGCTTCACTCCGACATTCACAGCGGCCAGCACCGACACTCGCATGCCCGCGCCGAGCAAGCACGTGCAATGGCTACAACGGGTCAACGTGCGCAGGGCCAGTTCGGATGAGCAGTTCGTCGAGCACTTTCGGGAGAAGTACGACGGTCGGATGCCGATCTGGGCTCTGACCGAGATCCTCGAGCTCGGTCATCTCTCCCTCCTCTACACGGGCATGAATCAGAAAGAAGCGGAAGAAATCGCCACCGTCTTCGACGTCCCGACGAAAAAGCTCATGGCCAGCTGGCTTGCCAGTCTGAATTACGTGCGTAACGTAGCCGCGCACCACGCACGGCTGTTCAATCGCAAGCTCCAGAACGCACCGTCCAGGCCAAAGGTCGGTCAGATTCCGGTCCTCGACCA
It encodes the following:
- a CDS encoding Abi family protein — translated: MAEYTKPWLSVGEQIERLVDHGVEVGDRGRASTFLHAIGYYRLTGYLYPFRESEQYVDDDGRSRTRVLSRYRPGTTLRHAEEIISFDRRLRMLVMEGVERIEVAVRMRIGHVLGRSSPFAHEDPGCFTPTFTAASTDTRMPAPSKHVQWLQRVNVRRASSDEQFVEHFREKYDGRMPIWALTEILELGHLSLLYTGMNQKEAEEIATVFDVPTKKLMASWLASLNYVRNVAAHHARLFNRKLQNAPSRPKVGQIPVLDHLRNEESAKGAFGTYNALAVIAHLLPSIEPDNEWTPQVANLLREFPTSGALTLKSMGTPQDWESLDLWHS